Proteins found in one Mytilus edulis chromosome 2, xbMytEdul2.2, whole genome shotgun sequence genomic segment:
- the LOC139512133 gene encoding uncharacterized protein, which translates to MSDFFVFLITIAGFSNHIFCFEAIEELSMSKDSNLSDKLFNQSALRNVSMASLVRCTRLCLDTSNCKSLFYDRKSRRCQLHSAPTYKITDCVDEIGWRFYTKYPGIDPIDTTSPTTPSETTPVPSETTRVPSYVEANCPIGNGYTYHLLTDSCIKAYNSNPVKLSVAKTKCQQEGTELVSITNFYKWQFVSTIIGTTGNSYYYIQGTKDGTGVWKLDDGYVLTYFIWGSGEPAAVSANENNVILWTADYAKMYDVGGTDLYGYICELVPPLQM; encoded by the exons ATGTCAGACTTTTTTGTATTTCTAATCACAATTGCAGGATTttcaaatcatattttttgttttgaagcAATTGAGGAACTGTCGATGTCAAAGGATAGCAATTTATCAGATAAATTGTTTAATCAATCTGCATTGCGTAATGTCAGCATGGCTTCTCTTGTTCGGTGTACTCGACTATGTTTGGATACAAGTAATTGTAAATCTTTATTTTATGATAGAAAAAGCAGGCGATGTCAATTACATAGCGCTCCGACATACAAAATAACCGATTGTGTGGACGAAATAGGATGGAGGTTTTACACAAAATATCCAG GTATTGATCCTATTGATACGACAAGTCCAACAACACCATCCGAAACCACCCCTGTACCATCTGAAACAACTCGTGTACCATCATATGTTGAAG CAAATTGTCCGATAGGAAATGGATACACATATCATTTGCTTACGGATTCTTGTATTAAAGCATACAACAGTAACCCAGTAAAGCTTTCTGTTGCGAAAACAAAGTGTCAACAGGAAGGGACAGAGCTAGTTAGTATAACAAACTTCTACAAATGGCAATTTGTCAGCACGATTATTG GTACGACCGGTAACAGCTACTATTACATTCAAGGGACGAAAGATGGAACAGGTGTGTGGAAGTTAGATGATGGTTATGTACTGACGTACTTTATATGGGGATCAGGCGAACCAGCCGCAGTATCtgcaaatgaaaataatgttattctCTGGACTGCAGACTATGCAAAGATGTACGATGTAGGAGGGACCGATCTATATGGatatatatgtgaattggtcCCTCCATTACAAATGTGA